From Nicotiana tabacum cultivar K326 chromosome 20, ASM71507v2, whole genome shotgun sequence, one genomic window encodes:
- the LOC107760016 gene encoding ubiquitin-conjugating enzyme E2 28-like gives MASKRILKELKDLQKDPPTSCSAGPVAEDMFHWQATIMGPPDSPYTGGVFLVTIHFPPDYPFKPPKVAFRTKVFHPNINSNGSICLDILKEQWSPALTISKVLLSICSLLTDPNPDDPLVPEIAHMYKTDKSKYETTARSWTQKYAMG, from the exons ATGGCATCCAAACGGATTCTCAAAGAGCTCAAGGATCTCCAGAAAGATCCTCCTACCTCTTGCAGCGCTG GCCCAGTTGCTGAAGACATGTTTCATTGGCAAGCAACAATTATGGGTCCACCTGACAGCCCTTATACTGGCGGAGTGTTTCTTGTTACCATTCATTTTCCACCTGACTATCCATTTAAGCCACCGAAG GTAGCTTTTAGGACAAAGGTTTTCCACCCAAACATCAACAGCAATGGTAGCATTTGCCTTGACATTTTGAAGGAACAGTGGAGCCCGGCACTTACAATTTCCAAG GTATTGCTGTCAATCTGTTCTCTGTTAACAGACCCTAATCCTGATGATCCATTGGTGCCGGAGATTGCTCATATGTACAAGACTGATAAAAGCAAGTACGAAACAACCGCCCGGAGCTGGACTCAAAAGTATGCCATGGGTTAG